The sequence TGACAGCAGAAGGTGCAGATGAGGAAGCCGCGATTGAACGATTAAGCACATTTTTGGAAGGAAAATAACGAAAAAACCGGTGCCACGTGCATCGGTTTTTTTATTTAACAAACGATTACCATCCTTGTAGTAAGCAAAGGTCTAACCGACTTTGTGGTAGCCACTTTGCCATAGCTGGAGAAAAGGGCATCATTGTCCTTTTTGTGAAAAAAGATTTGACAACGCTTTCTCAAGAGACTACAATAACCAATAAGTTCATATCATATGATATAACTTGTAACATATGTTACCGAATTTAAACTAATAATATGAAGTGTAACATATGTAAAAGATCATTCGTTCAAAAAACGAGGAGGAAGATGTATGTCCATTTATCGGGAATTACAAGAGCGTGATAAACAACAACAGCCAATTAAAGTGGGAGTAATCGGTGCCGGTCAAATGGGATTCGGTTTAATTTCTCAAATCTCTCGGATCCCAGGAATGGTCGTTGGTGGGATTTGCGATGTCCATATTGAAAATGCAGAAAAAGCCCGTGATTTTTACCGTTCTCAAGAAAATAGAAAAGTGGAGACTGTTGTTTCTTCTGATTACCGGGCAGTTATCCAATCAAATACAGTAGAGGTGGTCGTCGATGCAACGGGCGTCCCAGAAGTCGGTGCCAATATTGCCTTGGAGGCGCTTCGTTCAAGAAAGCATCTTGTGCTGCTAAATGTTGAAGTAGACATTACGATCGGATCATATATGCATAGCATGTTCGATGCGGCTGGCCTTGTCTATTCTGGTTCAGCAGGGGACGAGCCGGCAGCGATTGTAGAACTTTATGAATTCGCGAAAACAATGGGGTTAGAAGTAGTCGTAGCAGGAAAAGGTAAAAACAACCCACTTAAGCCAACAGCCAATCCTGATACATGTGCAGAGGAAGCCAAACAGAAACATATGAGCGCACATATGCTGGCAGCATTCCAGGATGGCACGAAGACAATGGCTGAGATGAATTTATTGAGCAATGCGATTGGGCTTGTGCCAGATAAAGTCGGGATGCATGGAGTCGACGCCAACTTAGATAATGTCGCTAAGAAGCTAGATTTGAAAGAAAACGGTGGCGTCCTTGATTCACTTGGTGTTGTAGAATATGTAAACGGTTTAGCACCTGGGGTGTTTGTCATTGTCAAAAGTGAATTGGAACCTGTAGATGAGGAACTGCGCTACTTGTTAAAAGTCAACGCTAACCATGGCCCGCATT is a genomic window of Shouchella clausii containing:
- a CDS encoding NAD(P)H-dependent oxidoreductase, which translates into the protein MSIYRELQERDKQQQPIKVGVIGAGQMGFGLISQISRIPGMVVGGICDVHIENAEKARDFYRSQENRKVETVVSSDYRAVIQSNTVEVVVDATGVPEVGANIALEALRSRKHLVLLNVEVDITIGSYMHSMFDAAGLVYSGSAGDEPAAIVELYEFAKTMGLEVVVAGKGKNNPLKPTANPDTCAEEAKQKHMSAHMLAAFQDGTKTMAEMNLLSNAIGLVPDKVGMHGVDANLDNVAKKLDLKENGGVLDSLGVVEYVNGLAPGVFVIVKSELEPVDEELRYLLKVNANHGPHYTLYRPYHLASLETPITIAKAVLHHDTSIHPLGAPVSETVAVAKRAIQPGERLDGIGGYSVRGMLETHQDMKRNGHIPIGLISGNVVAKRAIEEGQFLTMDDVELDTMTTVWKLRALQDHLFAE